The proteins below come from a single Eubacterium limosum genomic window:
- a CDS encoding sugar-binding transcriptional regulator, which yields MKEKELIRLITAAQMYYEENMTQAEIAKSMGISRPSVSNLLNKARREGIVKIEIKSFDSTSIGKSRELCNRFGLKSCQVVSCTEDKNETQERLYEAAVDFLLELLPKTRILGLGWGYNISRVIDILANRELTGQYSGKVCPLIGTATVPHKGYHPNELATDFARKTGFEADFLISPAFPTTKQERDLFVTTDNYNSILALWKKTDTALVTLGGYPCVPDHATALRFGRRLITERATSNILSYFFNWKGQQIKGEDDFAIQIPLAPLSKIKNFIGIVPVEANIGSAIGCLNTGFARHLIIDEETAEKILKTDI from the coding sequence GTGAAAGAGAAAGAACTGATCCGCCTTATTACCGCGGCACAAATGTATTATGAAGAGAATATGACCCAGGCAGAGATCGCAAAGTCTATGGGCATCTCGCGTCCCTCGGTCAGCAATCTGCTGAACAAGGCCCGCAGGGAGGGAATTGTTAAAATTGAGATTAAGTCCTTTGACAGCACCAGCATCGGAAAAAGCCGGGAGCTGTGCAACCGGTTTGGCTTAAAAAGCTGCCAGGTCGTGAGCTGTACGGAGGATAAGAATGAAACCCAGGAGCGCCTTTATGAGGCAGCTGTGGATTTTCTTCTGGAGCTTCTCCCAAAAACCCGTATTTTGGGCCTTGGCTGGGGGTATAATATCAGCCGTGTCATTGATATTTTAGCGAACCGGGAGCTCACTGGACAGTATAGCGGAAAGGTATGCCCCCTGATCGGGACGGCGACAGTGCCCCACAAGGGTTACCATCCCAATGAGCTGGCCACGGATTTTGCACGGAAAACGGGCTTTGAGGCGGATTTTCTGATCTCACCGGCTTTCCCCACTACTAAGCAGGAGCGGGATTTGTTTGTGACGACGGATAATTACAACAGTATTCTGGCACTGTGGAAAAAGACGGACACAGCCCTGGTGACCCTTGGGGGCTACCCCTGTGTGCCAGATCACGCCACAGCCCTGCGCTTTGGGCGGAGGCTGATTACGGAGCGAGCTACTTCCAATATTCTGTCTTACTTTTTTAACTGGAAGGGACAGCAGATTAAAGGGGAGGATGATTTTGCCATCCAGATTCCTCTGGCGCCGCTTTCTAAAATTAAGAATTTTATTGGTATTGTGCCTGTTGAAGCGAATATAGGATCGGCCATTGGCTGTCTGAATACGGGGTTTGCGCGCCATCTCATCATAGATGAGGAAACGGCTGAAAAAATTTTAAAAACGGACATATAG